Below is a genomic region from Desulfobacter sp..
CCCGAAATTCTCACCGCCTTGTCGGAAAGCTCAATCACCATGTCTTCCCGCCTCACCCCGGCCATTTCAGCCTGGATAATAATTTCTTCTCTGGTTTCAAATATATCCATCTGGGGCTTCCACACCCGCTTTGAAAAACAGAACATTGGGTTAACCGACTGAAACATCTCCTCAAAGGTTTTTTCTTCTGTGGCAGGTGTTTCAATATTATCCCCAAACCGAATTTCTATATGTTCCATAAAAAGCTCCTGATAACGCTTATCCTGCTTAATGCCTGGTTACACAAGGCTTAAACCGATCAATGGACCGATCCTGCAAAAATACCATCTGCCAAAGTGCTTGTAAAGAGAGATGTAAAAATTGTCCTGAAAAATAAAACGTTTATCCCAAAAAAGCAGGTCGTCTCAACACTCGTTCCGGTCGAGAATATCGCGAATGGTCCTTGAAAATTTATCCATGGAATAGGGTTTTTGAAGAAATCCGTGACACCCTTTTCCCAAAAGGGTTTCAACCTCTTCATCCACGGTAAACCCGGTGGAGACCAGGACCTTAACCTCCGGAGAAATCTCTCGAATCTTGAAAAAAGCCTCTTTGCCGTCCATGACAGGCATGATCAAATCCAGGACCACAAGCGCAATTTCGCTGTGACCGGCCCTGACCATTTCCACCGCTTCCAGTCCGTTCCGGGCCAAAATTGGGGTATACCCCAATTTTTCCAAAAAAGCGTTTCCCAGGGTTAAAATCTCCTCTTCATCCTCCACAAGAAGGATGGTTTCACTCCCCCTGGGCATGAGTTCAAACCGGGGGTCTTTTTCCGTTTCGGTTTCAGGCGCAGACCGTCCCGAGCCCGGCAGGCAGACCCTGAAGGCAGACCCTTCCCCTTTTTGGCTGTCCACCGTAATAAACCCGCCATGGTTTTTGACAATGCCGAATACCGTTGACAGTCCCAGCCCCCTACCTTTGGTATCTCCCGCGGCTTTAGTGGAAAAAAACGGGTCAAATATTTTATTTTGAATGGTTTCATCCATCCCAATCCCTGTATCTTTGACC
It encodes:
- a CDS encoding Hsp20/alpha crystallin family protein, with protein sequence MEHIEIRFGDNIETPATEEKTFEEMFQSVNPMFCFSKRVWKPQMDIFETREEIIIQAEMAGVRREDMVIELSDKAVRISGNRQSSQPEPTATYRLAEIQFGQFERVLYLPSVIDVEKVSASFSRGFLELTLGKLLGKTMKQKQNMSMDFL